From a region of the Acidimicrobiia bacterium genome:
- a CDS encoding maleylpyruvate isomerase family mycothiol-dependent enzyme: MDRSDYLTHLEADGRAFIEACQAAPAAPVAACPEWTNTELLSHLAMVWRFALAQVAVADAANPTGPNIPEGDTPAAALADVLAAFAEVDLEAPAWNWSPDLTAAFWVRRMAHETAVHRWDAEQAAGSPQPIGSALAPDTLAEVVEVMVQFNRKGKVEDFPAGSLHLHGTDAQAEWLLVPGPEGLTVTQEHAKADVAARGTTSDLALWLWGRGSGDLECFGNQSLLDAWASVTP, from the coding sequence ATGGACCGCTCTGATTACCTAACTCACCTTGAGGCCGACGGTCGAGCTTTTATTGAGGCTTGTCAGGCGGCACCTGCTGCCCCGGTGGCGGCTTGTCCAGAGTGGACCAATACCGAGTTGTTGAGCCATTTGGCTATGGTGTGGCGTTTTGCTTTAGCCCAGGTCGCGGTGGCCGATGCAGCAAACCCTACGGGCCCAAATATCCCCGAGGGTGATACGCCGGCGGCGGCGTTGGCAGATGTGCTAGCCGCCTTCGCAGAGGTTGATTTGGAGGCACCGGCCTGGAACTGGTCGCCTGATTTAACGGCGGCTTTTTGGGTGCGGCGCATGGCCCACGAAACTGCGGTGCATCGTTGGGATGCTGAGCAGGCGGCCGGGAGCCCTCAACCCATCGGCTCTGCGTTGGCGCCCGATACTTTGGCCGAAGTTGTTGAGGTGATGGTGCAATTTAACCGTAAGGGCAAGGTGGAGGATTTTCCGGCGGGGTCGCTGCATTTACATGGCACCGATGCCCAGGCCGAGTGGCTGTTGGTGCCTGGGCCAGAGGGGCTAACGGTGACTCAGGAGCATGCCAAGGCTGATGTTGCGGCCCGAGGCACCACCTCTGATCTGGCTTTGTGGCTATGGGGCCGCGGTAGCGGTGACCTGGAATGTTTCGGCAACCAGAGCCTGCTCGACGCTTGGGCTTCGGTTACCCCTTAA
- a CDS encoding 2-amino-thiazoline-4-carboxylic acid hydrolase gives MDAASPPPLPMLEKRRIEAAVLKNVYDVLVKRLGKEAAQEVIGAAVIQSAVDQGEEFRQQQSGTPDLAAFSALSAQWSSGGAMEATPLRATAEHLDYDVTHCAYAEMYRDMGLAEIGHLLSCNRDQTFIQGFNPDIELTVTQTIMQGADYCDFRYRMTDQKED, from the coding sequence ATGGATGCGGCTTCTCCCCCTCCGCTGCCCATGCTCGAGAAGCGCCGTATTGAAGCGGCGGTTTTAAAAAATGTTTACGACGTTTTGGTAAAGCGTTTGGGCAAGGAGGCGGCCCAGGAGGTCATCGGGGCGGCGGTTATTCAGTCGGCGGTCGACCAGGGTGAGGAGTTTCGTCAGCAGCAAAGCGGGACGCCTGATTTGGCGGCTTTTAGCGCTCTTTCTGCGCAGTGGTCAAGCGGCGGGGCGATGGAGGCTACGCCGTTGCGGGCTACCGCTGAGCATTTGGATTACGACGTGACGCATTGCGCTTATGCCGAAATGTACCGAGACATGGGCTTGGCCGAGATCGGGCATTTGTTGTCATGTAATCGTGATCAAACGTTTATTCAGGGGTTTAACCCAGACATTGAGTTGACGGTGACCCAAACCATCATGCAGGGTGCTGACTATTGTGATTTTCGTTACCGTATGACCGATCAGAAAGAGGATTAG
- a CDS encoding PAC2 family protein has translation MDELRWGEVDEIVEGLDRPVLAVAFQGLFDASGAATAAIDWLSEHLDTTRLGDIDPETFFDFTQERPVVSFDDDGERVLTWPSNKVFAVHTPESQRDLVVVSGVEPHLRWRTFSATLAEVAQRTKAETVATLGSMVGMAPHTRSLGVIGSSTNKDLAQRLGLSSPSYQGPTGLVGVLHDTLDQAGIPVLSLRVSLPHYIPDTPNPKATRSLLRRFEQVTGVDTGYVGLDREAADWQRQVTAAVAGDPEIAEYVKRLEAQADQSEEVVSGDVLAAEFEAFLREQDRRSDESES, from the coding sequence ATGGATGAGTTGCGTTGGGGCGAAGTTGACGAGATTGTTGAGGGGCTAGATCGTCCAGTGTTGGCGGTGGCTTTTCAAGGACTGTTTGATGCTTCGGGGGCTGCTACGGCGGCCATTGACTGGTTGTCTGAGCACCTTGACACCACTCGGTTGGGCGATATCGACCCGGAAACTTTTTTTGATTTCACTCAGGAACGCCCGGTGGTGTCGTTTGACGATGACGGTGAACGGGTGTTGACGTGGCCTTCTAACAAGGTGTTTGCGGTGCATACTCCGGAGAGCCAGCGAGATTTGGTGGTGGTGTCGGGGGTAGAGCCTCATTTGCGTTGGCGTACTTTTTCGGCGACCTTGGCTGAAGTGGCGCAACGCACCAAGGCGGAAACAGTGGCTACTTTGGGTTCCATGGTGGGCATGGCGCCCCACACCCGTTCTCTCGGGGTTATTGGCAGTTCTACTAATAAAGATTTGGCTCAACGTTTGGGGTTGAGTAGCCCGTCGTATCAGGGCCCGACGGGTCTGGTGGGGGTTTTGCATGACACGTTGGACCAAGCGGGTATTCCGGTGTTGTCGTTACGGGTTTCGTTGCCGCATTACATCCCTGATACACCGAACCCTAAAGCCACGAGGTCTTTGTTGCGGCGCTTTGAACAGGTCACGGGGGTAGATACTGGTTATGTCGGTCTTGATCGGGAGGCGGCGGATTGGCAGCGGCAGGTTACGGCGGCGGTGGCTGGCGACCCGGAGATCGCCGAGTATGTGAAGCGTTTAGAGGCTCAGGCTGACCAGTCTGAAGAGGTGGTTTCGGGTGATGTTTTAGCGGCGGAGTTTGAAGCTTTTTTGCGTGAGCAAGATCGCCGTTCAGATGAGAGCGAGAGTTAA